One window of Catharus ustulatus isolate bCatUst1 chromosome 3, bCatUst1.pri.v2, whole genome shotgun sequence genomic DNA carries:
- the CEP57L1 gene encoding centrosomal protein CEP57L1 — protein MAMDSESKNSFIGSFLQPPDWMLPAAFVYKESKKFAAAAGNRPSLPNKQAVVAALKALQEKICRLELEKSQAEDKLCSLSRAAAQYRKVLEYESYEKDTAHQELMQQRKDESVQLNAAQARCSLLEKQLDYMRKMVSSAEQEKKMILEQQAQLQKEEGQNWLELHAKLEKLEMLEKECLKLTATQRIAEDKIKHLEEKLCKEEHQHKLIQDKTAQLQTGFDINRISVSSVTSQHEPEKENGKNKKPRKRNPTMKKMQLLQLHVKAGELPFVAGKSVSSSHSVSANVQSVLHIMKHRNPCISSQRQGGATAGISGHSAFSKSVSSCPTTPTATRSFSDLLLALEDELGQMSSEHQELLEQTQESQAREDLQQELDCLVKQMEMKGRQISKLKKHQATVQKLRKKTQKLKQGATHVKLKCGEQKEARGNAVTVEESLSKPCPGQKSRNSLQLLKAVRKLQLSLKKDDVI, from the exons ATG GCTATGGATTCTGAATCAAAGAACAGTTTCATAGGAAGCTTTCTTCAGCCACCAGATTGGATGCTTCCTGCAGCCTTTGTTTATAAAGAATCAAAGAagtttgcagctgctgctggtaaCAGGCCTTCTCTCCCAAATAAGCAAG CTGTAGTGGCAGCCCTGAAAGCTCTGCAAGAAAAAATCTGCCGTCTAGAGCTGGAGAAGTCACAGGCTGAAGATAAACTGTGCAGcctttccagagcagctgctcagtaCAGGAAGGTCTTAGAGTATGAATCCTACGAGAAGGACACAGCACATCAAGAGCTGATGCAACAGAGGAAAG ATGAAAGTGTGCAGTTAAATGCAGCACAAGCCcgctgctccctgctggagaAACAGCTGGATTACATGAGAAAAATGGTTTCCagtgcagaacaggaaaagaaaatgatttTAGAACAACAG GCTCAGCTTCAGAAAGAGGAAGGTCAGAACTGGTTAGAACTGCATGCAAAACTTGAGAAGCTTGAAATGCTCGAAAAAGAGTGTCTTAAACTTACTGCTACTCAAAGAATTGCTGAA GACAAGATCAAACACTTAGAAGAAAAGCTGTGTAAAGAAGAGCATCAGCATAAGCTAATACAAGATAAAACAGCTCAG CTTCAAACAGGATTTGATATAAACAGAATTTCGGTGTCTTCAGTAACATCTCAACATGaacctgaaaaggaaaatgggaagaacAAAAAACCTAGGAAG AGAAATCCTACAatgaagaaaatgcagcttttgcaATTACATGTAAAAGCTGGTGAACTACCTTTTGTGGCTGGGAAG TCCGTCAGCTCCAGCCATTCTGTCAGTGCAAACGTACAAAGTGTGTTGCACATTATGAAGCATCGCAATCCGTGTATCTCATCGCAAAGGCAAGGAGGAGCTACAGCTGGAATTTCAGGACACAGtgcattttcaaaatctgtATCCTCTTGTCCCACAACACCCACTGCCACCAGGAGCTTTTCAGACCTTCTGTTGGCCTTAGAAGATGAGCTGGGCCAAATGAGCTC CGAGCATCAAGAACTTCTGGAGCAGACTCAAGAATCCCAAGCTCGTGAAGACCTGCAACAGGAGCTGGATTGCCTTGTAAAACAAATGGAGATGAAAGGAAGACAAATATCCAAACTGAAAAAGCATCAGGCTACT gtgcagaaattaaggaaaaaaactcagaaattgAAGCAAGGGGCAACTCATGTCAAACTAAAGTGTGGTGAACAAAAGGAAGCAAGGGGGAATGCAGTCACTGTAGAGGAAAGTCTGTCTAAACCTTGTCCtgggcagaaaagcagaaattctctTCAGTTGCTAAAAGCTGTGAGGAAACTTCAACTATCTCTGAAAAAAGATGATGTCATCTGA